One Lycium barbarum isolate Lr01 chromosome 5, ASM1917538v2, whole genome shotgun sequence genomic window carries:
- the LOC132641876 gene encoding protein NSP-INTERACTING KINASE 1-like: METRSISGVFAFVVLLSFLVYSSAMLTPSGVNYEVQALMEIKNSLHDPHGVLNWDDSSVDPCSWTMITCSSDKFVTGLASPSQSLSGKISPYIHNLTHLDLLLLQSNNISGPIPTELGMLQKLKTIDLSDNQLTGEIPPSLAQLKSLQYLRLNNNSLSGAVPLKLSNMTQLTLLDLSFNNLSGPVPRLLAKTFNLLGNPIICPTGKEPECNGTTTSMPMPLTLNNSPHAQPFGRPKTHKVALAFGTSLGCICLLIIGFGFFLWWRQKHNKQIFFDINEQHHEQVCLGNLRRFQFRELQAATNNFSNKNILGKGGFGDVYKGCLSDGTIVAVKKLKDGSAIGGDKQFQTEVEMISLAVHRNLLHLYGFSMTPTERLLVYPYMSNGSVASRLKAKPPLDWTTRKRIALGAARGLLYLHEQCDPKIIHRDVKAANILLDDDCEAVVGDFGLAKLLDHRDSHVTTAVRGTVGHIAPEYLSTGQSSDKTDVFGFGILLLELISGQRALEFGKAANQKGAMLDWVKKIHQEKKLDVLVSKDLKDKYDRIELEEMVQVALICTQYQPSHRPKMSEVVRMLEGDGLAEKWEASQRAESARCRANEFSSSERYSDLTDDSSLLVQAMELSGPR; this comes from the exons ATGGAAACAAGAAGTATCAGTGGTGTTTTTGCTTTTGTAGTATTATTGAGTTTCTTGGTTTATTCAAGTGCTATGCTTACACCTAGTGGTGTTAATTATGAAG TGCAAGCTTTAATGGAGATCAAGAACTCATTGCATGATCCACATGGTGTTTTGAATTGGGATGACAGTTCTGTTGATCCATGTAGCTGGACTATGATCACTTGTTCAAGTGATAAATTTGTCACTGGCTT GGCAAGTCCAAGCCAAAGTTTGTCTGGGAAAATATCACCATACATCCACAACTTAACTCACTTGGATCTACT GCTTCTGCAGAGCAATAATATATCAGGGCCAATTCCAACTGAACTTGGAATGCTTCAAAAACTTAAAACAATTGATCTTTCTGATAATCAGCTCACTGGTGAAATCCCTCCATCTTTAGCTCAATTGAAAAGCCTCCAATACTT GAGACTAAACAACAATAGTCTTAGTGGAGCTGTTCCTTTGAAATTGTCCAATATGACTCAACTGACTCTTCT AGACTTGTCATTTAACAATTTGAGTGGTCCCGTGCCAAGGCTTCTGGCTAAAACATTCAA CCTTTTGGGAAATCCTATTATATGTCCAACTGGGAAAGAACCAGAATGCAATGGGACAACAACATCCATGCCTATGCCCTTAACTTTGAACAACTCACCAC ATGCTCAGCCTTTTGGAAGACCTAAAACTCACAAAGTTGCCTTAGCATTTGGGACAAGTCTTGGATGCATCTGCTTACTAATTATTGGCTTTGGTTTCTTTCTTTGGTGGAGACAAAAGCACAACAAGCAAATTTTCTTTGACATCAATG AACAACATCATGAACAAGTGTGCTTGGGAAACTTGAGGAGGTTCCAATTTAGGGAACTTCAAGCTGCCACAAACAACTTCAGCAACAAGAACATACTCGGGAAAGGCGGTTTTGGGGACGTCTACAAAGGTTGTCTTAGTGATGGCACAATTGTTGCTGTAAAAAAGCTCAAAGACGGGAGTGCAATTGGAGGAGACAAGCAATTTCAAACTGAAGTTGAAATGATCAGCTTGGCAGTGCATCGCAATCTCCTCCATCTGTATGGGTTCTCCATGACACCTACTGAAAGGCTTCTTGTTTACCCTTACATGTCTAATGGAAGCGTTGCTTCTCGTCTCAAAG CAAAGCCACCATTGGACTGGACTACAAGAAAAAGAATTGCATTAGGAGCTGCAAGGGGTTTACTATATCTACACGAGCAGTGTGATCCCAAGATTATTCACAGGGACGTGAAGGCTGCAAACATATTGCTTGACGATGACTGTGAGGCTGTCGTGGGAGATTTTGGATTGGCAAAGCTACTGGATCATCGCGATTCACATGTTACGACTGCAGTTAGGGGAACTGTAGGACATATAGCTCCTGAATATCTCTCTACAGGACAGTCCTCAGATAAAACAGATGTTTTCGGGTTTGGGATACTCCTGCTAGAGTTGATATCTGGCCAGAGAGCTCTTGAATTCGGTAAAGCTGCAAATCAAAAAGGCGCTATGCTCGATTGG GTAAAGAAGATTCATCAGGAGAAAAAGCTTGACGTGCTGGTGAGCAAGGACTTAAAGGACAAATATGATCGGATCGAGCTTGAGGAAATGGTACAAGTAGCTCTGATATGCACTCAATATCAACCTAGTCATAGACCAAAAATGTCAGAAGTGGTGAGAATGCTCGAAGGAGATGGACTTGCAGAGAAATGGGAAGCTTCTCAAA